The following coding sequences lie in one Corynebacterium anserum genomic window:
- the dnaG gene encoding DNA primase, with amino-acid sequence MAKGRIPERDIAAIREQTPIEEIVGEYVQLKPGGVDSLKGLSPFKDEKTPSFHVRPNKGYFHCFSTGEGGDVFSFLMKMEHVTFPEAVEQCAERIGYRINYEGGGPGKREEPGTRQRLVAANKAAWDFYREQFTSDVQGAEEARNFLLERGFTMDDAAQFGCGYAPGGWDTLTKHLQRQGFNFKELEAAGLARMGQKGPIDRFHRRLLWPIKNVAGDVIGFGARKIFDDDKLGKYINTPETLLYKKSKVLFGIDHAKKNIAACHQAVVVEGYTDVMAMHAAGVNTAVAACGTAFGAEHLQMLRRFMLDDKFFRGEIIYTFDGDEAGQKAALRAFEGDQKFAGHSYVTVAPGGQDPCDVRMERGDQAVRDLVASRIPMFEFVIRTIVAEYDTASIDGRVHAMRRIVPVLASIRDEAMRDEYSRQASGWIAWADPDDLLEQVRREARNAHRQRPKLELKQGAARREREEQEEHSGRGQAPAPGGSGVASDYVQGSSPQQRPRLHAVEGMDRPDPSDEYLQGPREVLKLALQEPQLASAIFDLMPPVSFEHPTYVAIAQAIADAGGAAKSSGGAEWIDKVASRIPDPMGRAVVSELAVDDIHCETSRLPYYADAIMARMQERWVGNEIADMKSRMQRMRPDLEQEEYRGLFADLMALEKYRRSLQERAAAYGDFTR; translated from the coding sequence ATGGCTAAGGGACGTATCCCCGAAAGGGACATTGCGGCGATCCGCGAACAAACTCCGATCGAAGAAATAGTGGGGGAATATGTCCAGCTCAAACCAGGCGGGGTGGATTCTCTGAAAGGGTTATCTCCATTTAAAGATGAGAAGACGCCATCCTTCCACGTGCGCCCTAACAAGGGTTATTTCCATTGTTTCTCCACTGGCGAAGGTGGGGATGTTTTTAGCTTCCTCATGAAAATGGAGCACGTCACCTTCCCTGAGGCGGTAGAGCAGTGTGCCGAGCGTATCGGATACCGCATCAACTACGAAGGGGGTGGGCCAGGTAAACGAGAGGAGCCTGGCACTCGTCAGAGACTCGTGGCTGCAAACAAAGCGGCATGGGACTTCTACCGTGAACAATTCACCAGCGATGTGCAGGGGGCGGAGGAAGCACGCAATTTTCTCCTCGAGCGCGGCTTCACCATGGACGACGCCGCACAATTCGGTTGTGGTTATGCACCCGGCGGATGGGATACCCTGACGAAACATCTGCAACGCCAGGGTTTTAATTTCAAAGAGCTCGAAGCTGCAGGGCTTGCTCGCATGGGACAGAAGGGGCCTATAGACCGCTTTCATCGCCGCCTACTGTGGCCAATTAAGAACGTGGCCGGCGATGTTATCGGTTTCGGCGCGCGCAAAATTTTTGATGATGACAAGCTCGGCAAATACATAAACACACCAGAGACTTTGCTCTATAAGAAGTCCAAAGTGCTCTTTGGCATCGATCACGCAAAGAAAAACATTGCTGCTTGCCATCAGGCGGTGGTGGTCGAGGGCTACACGGATGTTATGGCTATGCATGCCGCAGGTGTGAACACCGCAGTGGCCGCATGCGGTACAGCCTTTGGAGCGGAGCACTTGCAGATGCTGCGCCGGTTCATGTTGGACGATAAGTTCTTCAGAGGTGAGATTATTTACACCTTCGATGGCGATGAAGCAGGGCAGAAGGCAGCCTTGCGGGCTTTCGAAGGAGATCAGAAATTTGCTGGCCACAGTTATGTGACGGTCGCGCCGGGAGGTCAGGATCCGTGCGATGTGCGCATGGAGCGAGGTGATCAGGCGGTGCGTGACCTCGTGGCTTCGCGTATCCCTATGTTTGAGTTCGTCATCCGAACAATCGTGGCGGAGTATGACACCGCAAGTATCGATGGGCGGGTTCATGCTATGCGTCGCATTGTTCCTGTTTTGGCCAGCATTCGGGATGAGGCTATGCGCGACGAATACTCTCGACAGGCTTCGGGTTGGATTGCGTGGGCTGACCCGGATGATCTTCTAGAGCAGGTTCGGCGTGAGGCTCGCAATGCTCATCGCCAACGTCCAAAGCTTGAGCTCAAGCAGGGTGCGGCACGCCGTGAACGTGAAGAACAAGAAGAACATAGTGGGAGAGGGCAAGCACCTGCCCCAGGTGGGTCAGGGGTGGCGTCGGACTATGTCCAAGGCAGCAGCCCGCAACAGCGACCTCGATTGCATGCAGTTGAAGGAATGGATCGCCCGGATCCCAGCGATGAATACTTGCAAGGTCCGCGAGAAGTGTTGAAACTCGCGCTGCAGGAACCACAGCTGGCTAGCGCCATTTTCGATCTCATGCCACCGGTGAGTTTTGAGCATCCCACGTATGTCGCAATTGCGCAGGCGATTGCCGATGCAGGTGGGGCGGCTAAGAGTTCTGGCGGTGCGGAATGGATCGATAAGGTGGCGTCGCGTATCCCGGATCCCATGGGGCGGGCGGTGGTATCTGAGCTGGCTGTTGATGACATTCACTGTGAAACATCGCGGTTGCCGTACTACGCGGACGCAATTATGGCGCGCATGCAAGAGCGTTGGGTAGGTAATGAGATTGCCGATATGAAATCCCGAATGCAACGCATGCGCCCAGACTTGGAACAGGAAGAATATCGAGGTTTATTTGCAGATCTCATGGCGCTAGAGAAATACCGCCGGTCGTTGCAGGAACGCGCGGCAGCATATGGGGATTTTACCCGCTAG